In Crassostrea angulata isolate pt1a10 chromosome 6, ASM2561291v2, whole genome shotgun sequence, a genomic segment contains:
- the LOC128188129 gene encoding beta-1-syntrophin-like, translating into MVVKMATFSPRSGSFEVYIRQQWCKVFVTLNEDNVTLALDESLNNSLPLNISTESTTSKQDQLPESIAGQKRLVRVIKEEQNGLGISIKGGKENKMPILISKIFKGMAADKTEKLYVGDAILSVNGEDLREATHDEAVRALKKAKKIVELEVKYITDFSPCFRKISALNELGWGSQEAQRDAARANWTETKTIPLKLCYLCRNLSMSDPEKRTVELHSPDGKSTCIIRFPDAAVASDWFNAIHSNVTLLLSQCIAEANQVMTSAPNSREIKHIGWLSEQLMNEQGSLTWKPVFIALTDKDVLLYDTAPWSKEEWATPFQSHPLLATRLVHSGRLSNPVSGSDVLTFGTRCGTRNGVETHIFRVETQRDLAYWSRALVQGSHGVAAIIKEVTCPVKWQGGDARLTIHYDSGFTLHTVVPSEGPEPSTSTPTTVAWSYPYEKLRMTGDDGHRLLWLEFSDGSEQELDLGTCPKPILTERVRVLEQVLLSKFLMVLTSPNLHGCKAEELTQMLDVKVGSQALTALNLTGSCPVVMCLELAANTTGKTFNKEEGFKLSGVNKKVYANGLKALESMLDLSTNITIKDLAIQFGCTPATELAMKTLQSYEDEFKSKSGTVMDFTSPMFQATALCAACRKLKLKIDWNKLRELCSIKRSTYDKLVAEMEIHTVKLLETKTVEKQKRTRGLLDEVEKHLKDEDIAKKQKKENTQEQGEVDDYEVWKKKILAAAAKAKEQEMNST; encoded by the exons ATGGTTGTCAAAATGGCGACATTTTCGCCTAGGTCGGGATCTTTTGAAGTATATATACGCCAACAATGGTGTAAGGTGTTTGTAACTTTGAATGAGGATAATGTAACCTTAGCACTTGATGAAAGTTTGAATAATTCACTCCCCCTTAATATCAGCACGGAAAGCACGACCTCTAAACAAGACCAGCTACCCGAATCCATTGCTGGACAAAAACGACTTGTGAGAGTGATAAAAGAAGAGCAAAATGGACTGGGAATCAGCATTAAAGGGgggaaagaaaacaaaatgccAATACTCattagtaaaatatttaaaggaaTGGCTGCTGATAAAACAGAGAAGTTGTATGTCGGCGATGCCATTTTATCTGTTAATGGAGAAGATCTAAGAGAAGCAACTCATGACGAGGCGGTTAGAGCCCTTAAAAAGGCCAAGAAAATCGTAGAACTAGAGG TGAAATACATCACAGATTTTAGTCCCTGTTTCCGCAAGATATCAGCATTAAATGAGTTAGGATGGGGAAGCCAGGAGGCCCAAAGGGACGCCGCCAGGGCAAACTGGACAGAGACCAAGACAATACCACTCAAACTGTGCTACCTGTGTAGGAATCTCAGCATGTCAGATCCGGAGAAACGGACCGTAGAGTTACACTCGCCTGACGGAAAATCCACCTGCATCATACGTTTTCCGGATGCAGCTGTAGCTAGTGATTGGTTCAATGCCATCCATTCTAATGTTACATTACTGCTGAGTCAGTGTATTGCAGAAGCTAATCAGGTCATGACCTCAGCTCCAAACTCAAGAGAAATTAAACACATTGGCTGGCTCTCGGAGCAG TTGATGAATGAACAAGGAAGCCTGACCTGGAAGCCAGTATTCATTGCCCTGACAGACAAGGATGTACTCCTGTATGACACAGCCCCCTGGAGTAAGGAGGAATGGGCCACTCCATTCCAAAGCCACCCTCTTCTTGCCACAAG ATTAGTTCACTCTGGTAGACTCAGTAATCCAGTGTCCGGCTCTGATGTTTTGACCTTTGGTACGAGATGTGGCACTCGTAATGGGGTTGAGACCCATATCTTCAGAGTGGAGACACAGAGGGATCTAGCCTACTGGTCCAGAGCCCTCGTGCAGGGCTCACATGGGGTCGCAGCCATTATCAAAGAGGTCACCTGTC CGGTGAAGTGGCAGGGAGGTGATGCTAGGCTGACCATACACTATGACTCTGGGTTCACTCTCCACACCGTGGTCCCCAGTGAGGGGCCGGAGCCCTCCACCTCCACCCCCACCACAGTGGCCTGGTCCTATCCCTACGAAAAGTTACGCATGACTGGAGATGATGGACACAGGCTTCTGTGGCTGGAATTTTCTGATGGATCAGAACAG gaGTTAGATCTTGGTACTTGTCCAAAGCCTATA CTCACCGAGAGGGTCAGGGTTTTAGAGCAGGTTCTATTATCTAAGTTTTTaatggtcctaacttcaccaaacttgcatggatg CAAAGCTGAAGAACTGACTCAGATGTTGGATGTTAAAGTAGGGAGTCAGGCTCTAACAGCACTTAACCTGACTGGATCTTGTCCCGTTGTCATGTGCTTAGAACTGGCAGCTAATACAACTGGGAAAACATTCAACAAG GAGGAAGGTTTTAAGTTATCTGGAGTAAACAAGAAAGTGTATGCCAATGGCTTGAAAGCCTTGGAGAGTATGTTGGACCTTTCAACAAACATTACCATCAAAGATCTGGCCATTCAGTTTGGCTGCACACCAGCTACTGAGCTGGCTATGAAAACACTCCAAAG CTATGAAGATGAATTCAAATCAAAGTCTGGCACAGTAATGGATTTTACATCCCCCATGTTTCAAGCCACTGCCCTTTGTGCAGCTTGCAG AAAactcaaattgaaaattgactGGAATAAACTTCGAGAATTATGCAGCATAAAGAGATCTACATATGACAAGCTTGTGGCAGAGATGGAAATTCACACGGTAAAATTACTGG AAACAAAGACAGTTGAGAAACAGAAAAGAACCAGGGGTCTTCTTGATGAAGTTGAAAAACACCTCAAAG ATGAAGACATAGCTAAGAAACAAAAGAAGGAGAATACACAAGAACAAGGTGAAGTGGACGATTATGAGGTGTGGAAGAAAAAGATTCTAGCTGCAGCTGCTAAAGCAAAGGAACAGGAAATGAATTCTACGTAG
- the LOC128188229 gene encoding RCC1 and BTB domain-containing protein 1-like yields the protein MLDASKWPIFSILEQGDLEKIKKICVFGSSGNEAIYITNDDEVYAIGSNCSSCLGLGDAHSSFEPRKVDVLCKKNIVDIAFGSGPHVLAVSKNGEMYSWGHNGYCQLGNGGSGQGLTPTLINTNLQGKKILRVACGSHHSMALSQEGEIFAWGQNNCGQVGSGSTTNQPTPRKVVAVIGNKMALSIACGQTSSMALLENGEVYGWGYNGNGQLGLGNNVNQPNPCRVQQLQGVIISQLVCGYAHTLALSDEGSLFSWGANSYGQLGTGNKANQVSPSKVPMNGERMVEIAASHYAHISAAMSETGKVFMWGQCRGQSLTSPMLTKFTCTDDVFSAFSSPLVTWRTYTIDHVKGFSIIESLSKAFDDPITSDIKFIVEGRDIHVHKSVLKIRCEHFSSMFQSCWDEDGRNSIEVSQFSYAVYKAFLQYLYTDQVNLKPEEAIGLLDLANAYCEASLKRMCEQIIKKGITTENVAMLYAAAVKFEAKELEDFCFRFALNHMTAVAQTQAFFQLDDLVLKEFIRKAAIAGAFKY from the exons ATGCTTGATGCCAGCAAGTGGCCAATCTTTAGTATACTTGAGCAAGGGGATTTGGAGAAAATAAAGAAGATATGTGTGTTTGGAAGTTCTGGAAATGAAGCAATATACATAACAAATGATGATGAAGTGTATGCCATCGGATCGAACTGCAGCAGCTGCTTAGGGTTGG GTGATGCTCACAGCAGCTTTGAACCAAGAAAAGTGGATGTATTGTGcaagaaaaatattgttgatATAGCTTTCGGAAGTGGGCCTCATGTTCTTGCAGTGTCCAAAA ATGGAGAAATGTACAGTTGGGGTCACAATGGATACTGTCAGCTTGGTAATGGGGGTTCAGGACAGGGGCTAACTCCCACTCTAATCAATACAAACCTACAGGGTAAAAAGATTTTAAGAGTGGCCTGTGGCAGCCATCACTCTATGGCTCTTTCACAAGAAGGAGAG ATATTTGCTTGGGGACAAAACAACTGTGGACAAGTTGGCTCTGGTTCTACAACAAACCAGCCAACTCCGAGAAAAGTTGTGGCAGTTATAG GAAACAAAATGGCACTGTCCATTGCTTGTGGCCAGACTTCATCAATGGCATTGTTAGAGAATGGAGAA GTGTATGGATGGGGTTACAATGGTAACGGACAACTTGGTCTTGGGAACAATGTCAATCAACCAAATCCTTGTCGTGTTCAGCAACTCCAGGGGGTCATTATCTCTCAG TTGGTGTGTGGCTATGCCCACACTTTGGCACTCTCAGATGAAGGTTCTCTCTTTTCCTGGGGGGCAAACTCTTACGGTCAGCTGGGCACCGGGAACAAGGCCAATCAGGTGTCACCTTCCAAGGTCCCGATGAATGGTGAAAG AATGGTAGAGATAGCAGCCAGTCATTATGCTCACATCTCTGCAGCCATGTCGGAAACAGGGAAAGTTTTTATGTGGGGTCAATGTCGGGGTCAGTCGTTGACCTCTCCAATGCTCACCAAGTTCACTTGCACTGATGATGTGTTCTCTGCATTCTCATCCCCTTTAGTCACCTGGAGAACATATACTATTG ATCATGTAAAAGGATTCAGCATTATTGAGAGTCTATCCAAGGCCTTTGATGACCCA ATAACATCAGATATCAAGTTTATAGTGGAAGGGAGAGATATACATGTTCACAAATCTGTGCTCAAAATCAG ATGTGAACATTTTTCTTCGATGTTTCAGTCTTGCTGGGATGAAGACGGAAGAAA CTCCATAGAAGTCAGTCAGTTTTCATATGCCGTGTACAAAGCATTCCTTCAATATCTGTACACAGACCAAGTCAACTTAAAACCAGAAGAGgccatag GTTTGTTGGACCTTGCTAATGCTTATTGTGAGGCTTCGTTGAAGCGCATGTGTGAACAAATTATCAAGAAAGGCATAACTACAGAAAATGTTGCCATGCTCTATGCTGCGGCTGTCAAATTTGAAGCCAAG GAACTTGAGGACTTCTGCTTTCGCTTTGCTCTGAATCACATGACGGCAGTGGCGCAGACACAGGCTTTCTTTCAGTTGGACGATTTGGTTCTCAAGGAGTTTATCCGCAAAGCAGCCATAGCTGGGGCTTTTAAGTACTGA